ACTGGCCGAGGATGTAATCGAGCATGAGGGCACCGGTCTGGTTCCCGGTCAGCACCTGGTATTCCCCGTTCTCATCCGGTACGGCGACGCCGAGACGGTCGGCATCCGGGTCTGTCGCAAGCAGGAGATCCGCACCGATCGCTTTGCCCTGTTCGATGGCGATTTCGAACGCCTGATGCTCTTCCGGGTTCGGAGAAGCGACGGTGGAGAATTCCGGATCCGGTTTGGCCTGTTCTTCCACGATATGGACGGATGTGAAACCACTCTGCGCCAATCCTTTTTCCACAAGGTGGCGGGCCGTTCCGTGCAGCGGTGTGAAGACGAGTGACAGATCCTTATCGATCTCTTTCTGGACGGTGACGGATTCCAACGCTTTCAAGTAGGCTTGATCGACCTCTTCATCGATCCAGCGCAGAAGGCCGTTCTCTTCCAATTCCTTCTGATCGGCTGCGTCGACTTCCAGTTCGTTCTCGACTTTGTTGACGAAATCGATCATAATCTCCGCCTGTTCCGGTGGCAGCTGGCCGCCGTCTTCGTTGTAGGCTTTGAAGCCGTTGTATTCCGGCGGGTTATGGCTTGCCGTCACGACGACGCCTGCTGCTGCGCCGAGATGACGGACAGCGAACGACAATTCCGGTGTCGGTCGTAAGGAAGTGAATACGTAGGATGGAATGCCGTGTGCTCCGAGGACGCGCGCCGTTTCGACCGCGAACTCTTTGGACATGTAGCGGGAGTCGTATGCGATGGCGACGCCTTTCTTCGACATGCCTTGATCGTTGACGTAAGCAGCAAGGCCTTCTGCCGCTTTACGGACGGTATAGATGTTCATGCGGTTCGTTCCCGGTCCGAGCTTTCCGCGCATGCCTCCCGTTCCGAATTCCAAGTCTTTGTAGAATGCATCCTCCAGGGACTGTTCATCTTCTGACAATTCTCCAAGCTTCGTTGAAAGCTCGGCATCCAGTCCTTTGAATTCTTTCCATCGTTCGTACTGCTCTTTCCACATACGCGACACTCCTCTGGTTTGTTATTTATTTGAGTTGGAAACGATCAAGGAAGCGTTTCCTTTTAAATCGAATGTCTTGACGGTCGCCGGGATGATCAGGTGGTCGCCTTTCTTGAATGGATACGAGCGGCCCTCCACGATCACTTCCCCTGTCCCGTCGATGACACTCAATAGTACATAAGGTTCCGGGGTGAGTCCTTTACATTCGCCTTCCAGGTCCCAGCGATAGACGGAGAAATACTTCTCTTCGACGAGTCTCTCTTTCCGCAGATCCTCCTGGTAGAACTGCGTGCGCTCGATTTCAGGGTCGACATGCGGAACCGTCGTCACTTCGATCGACTTATCGAGGTGCAGCTCGCGCTTGTTGCCGTCCTGCCCGACACGATCATAGTCGTAGACGCGGTACGTGATGTCCGAGCTCTGCTGGGTTTCCAAGATCTGAATCCCCGCTCCGATCGCGTGGATCGTCCCGCTCGGTACGTAAAAGAAGTCTCCGGGCTTCACTTCAATGGTTCGTAATAAGTCCCCCCATTCTCCATTCGCCACCATTGCTTCAAATTCCTGTTTATTCGAGGCATGATGTCCGAAAATAATTTCCGAGCCTTCCTCACAGTCGAGCACATACCAGCACTCGGTCTTGCCGTAGTTCTCCCCTTCCACTTCACGTGCATATGTATCGTCCGGATGCACCTGGACGGAGAGGTCCTTCTTCGAATCCAGAATCTTCACGAGCAGCGGGAATTCTTCGCCTTCTTCTCCGGCGAACAGCTCACGATGGCTGTCCCACGCTTCCCGAAGCGTCTTTCCTTCCAGAGGTCCGTTCTTGATCGTATTCGGCCCGTTCTTATGCCCGGAAATACACCACGCTTCTCCGGTATAGTCGGACGGGATCTTATAATGGAAGATTTCTTCAAGCTTCGTTCCACCCCAGAGCCGTTCCTTGAACGCCGGCTCTAAATAAATCGGTTCGTTGTACATTCGCTGCACCTCTTTCCAGTTTTTTAACACTATTGTACCATAGCGGCCGATCCAGAAGGGCCGCCTTTCTGCTCAAGAAAAAATCCGGAGCATCGTCCGGCACTCTGTTCAGAATGCGGAAGATGTCCGGATTTTTTTCTTCTTATAAAAAGGGCTTATTTATCTTCCAGCATCTTATCATTGAATCCGAACGCCCACGTCAATCCGAAGGCGACACCGATGGCGATGATGTTCGTCAGCAAGTAGAAGATGAAGGAGCTGTCCAGGTACAGCAGGGATCCCGGGATTACCGTGATCGCCATACCGGAAGCCTTCAAGCCTGTGATGGAGGCGAAGAAACCACCGACGGCTCCACCGATGAGACCCATGATGAACGGCTTCATGTAGCGCAGGTTGACACCGAAGATCGCGGGCTCGGTGATACCGAGGAACGCGGACAAAGCGGATGGCAGCGCCAATGCTTTCATTTTCTTCTTCTTCGTCTTCAAGCCGACTGCAAGCGCCGCGCCACCCTGGGCAGCGATCGCTGCTGTGATCAGCGGGTTGAACGCGTTTGAACCAACGCGGTCAAGCAACTGTATCTCAAGCAGGTTGAAGATGTGGTGTACCCCGGTGATAACGATGACCTGGTGAAGTCCACCGATGATCAGTCCACTGATACCAAGCGGAAGTTCCAAGACCCACAGCGTCGCTTCAAAGATACCGTTTTCAACAATATGGAACACAGGTCCGATGATGAACATAGCAAGCGTGATCATGATCAAAAGCACTAAGAATGGTGTAAGAATAAGATCGAGTGCTTCCGGAATCCTTTTTCTCAAGGCTTTCTCCAGTTTCGCCCCGACGATACCGGTGATGAATGCCGGAAGGACGGACCCTTGATAGCCGGTTACCGGAATGAAGCCGAAGAACTCAAGCGGTTCTGCACTTCCGTCGGCAACAGCCCAAGCGTTAGGCAGCGCCGGTGATACGAGCATGAGTCCGATGACGATCCCGAGTATCGGACTGCCTCCGAATACCCTGAAGGTCGACCAGGCGACAAGCGCCGGCAGGAATACAAAGGCCGTATCGGTAAGCACCTGGGTGAACAGGATGAAGTTCTCCGGAATGCTTTCAGGCGTGAGACCGAAGAGCGCGAGAATCGCTTCTTGTGTCAGAAGTCCCCGCAGTCCCATGAACAGACCAGTGGCAACTAGGGCCGGAATGATCGGAACGAAGACGTCTCCGAACGTACGGATCGCACGCTGGAATGAGTTCCCCTGTTTCTTCGCTTCCTGCTTCACTTCTTCCTTCGTAGCTCCCTGCACCTCTTGTTTCATCACTTCTTCATAAATACGGTTGACGGTACCAGTACCGAAGATGACCTGCAGCTGACCGGAGTTATAGAAAGCACCTTTCACTTTATCGATTTCTTCAATGGAAGAAATGTCCGCTTTCTCCTTGTCATGAAGCATGATCCGCAGCCGTGTCGCACAGTGGGCGACAGAGGCGATGTTCTCCTGACCACCAGCTGCTTTGATGACGTCTCTTGCAATTTGAGCGTTATCTGCCATGGTAATTCTCCTTTCGGGTTTTAGTGTGCACGTGTAATCGATTACACATTTCATAAAAAAATTTAGATAGTGAATAATTGCTAATGAAATTGATGTTTATAACCAGGTGTAACTCGTGTGTGAACGATTACATGATTGCGTTTTCAATTAGGACTATACACTATCTCGGACTATTAGTCTATACGTTAACTCCATTTTTTTATTTAAATTTTCTTTTTTTAATTTCTGGAGCAATACGCTCGCCGCTTTCCTCCCAGCTTCTTTGTTGAAATAGTCGACGGTAGTAAGGGACGGGGTCACGTGCTTCGACATCATCGATGCCCCGATGCCGGCAACAGCCATGTCTTCCGGGATCGAGTAGCCCTGTTCCTTCAAATACTCCATCGCACCGATCGCCATCCGATCCGTCACCGCGAACACAGCCGTAGGCTTCGTTTCTTTACTGGCACGGAGGATCCGCTTCATCGCTTCATACCCGGATTCCACACTGAAATCGCCCTCTGTCACCCAATCTTCTTTAATGGTCAGGCCGTTTTCTTTCATTCTATCTCTATATGCCTGTTTTCTCACACGACCGACGGCAGGATCGTCTTCTCCCACGCCGATAAACGCAATCTGTTCATGCCCCTTCTGGATCAGCATGTTCGTCACATCCCCTGCA
This sequence is a window from Bacillus sp. SB49. Protein-coding genes within it:
- a CDS encoding phospho-sugar mutase, whose protein sequence is MWKEQYERWKEFKGLDAELSTKLGELSEDEQSLEDAFYKDLEFGTGGMRGKLGPGTNRMNIYTVRKAAEGLAAYVNDQGMSKKGVAIAYDSRYMSKEFAVETARVLGAHGIPSYVFTSLRPTPELSFAVRHLGAAAGVVVTASHNPPEYNGFKAYNEDGGQLPPEQAEIMIDFVNKVENELEVDAADQKELEENGLLRWIDEEVDQAYLKALESVTVQKEIDKDLSLVFTPLHGTARHLVEKGLAQSGFTSVHIVEEQAKPDPEFSTVASPNPEEHQAFEIAIEQGKAIGADLLLATDPDADRLGVAVPDENGEYQVLTGNQTGALMLDYILGQSAEIPKNGRMIKTIVTSEFGRVIADSYGISSLDTLTGFKFIGEKIREYEQTKEHTFLFGYEESYGYLVKDFARDKDAVQSAVLIAEVGAYYKNQGKTLLDALNDLYEKHGFFLEGLQSMKLEGKAGADTIQTIMNDFREADIKEAGGKKVVAVEDYSTSIRRDVESGSEEHIDLPASNVVKFILEDDCWFCLRPSGTEPKIKFYYGVKSGAKADSEALLEAVKATVNERLHALI
- the manA gene encoding mannose-6-phosphate isomerase, class I; protein product: MYNEPIYLEPAFKERLWGGTKLEEIFHYKIPSDYTGEAWCISGHKNGPNTIKNGPLEGKTLREAWDSHRELFAGEEGEEFPLLVKILDSKKDLSVQVHPDDTYAREVEGENYGKTECWYVLDCEEGSEIIFGHHASNKQEFEAMVANGEWGDLLRTIEVKPGDFFYVPSGTIHAIGAGIQILETQQSSDITYRVYDYDRVGQDGNKRELHLDKSIEVTTVPHVDPEIERTQFYQEDLRKERLVEEKYFSVYRWDLEGECKGLTPEPYVLLSVIDGTGEVIVEGRSYPFKKGDHLIIPATVKTFDLKGNASLIVSNSNK
- a CDS encoding sucrose-specific PTS transporter subunit IIBC, which gives rise to MADNAQIARDVIKAAGGQENIASVAHCATRLRIMLHDKEKADISSIEEIDKVKGAFYNSGQLQVIFGTGTVNRIYEEVMKQEVQGATKEEVKQEAKKQGNSFQRAIRTFGDVFVPIIPALVATGLFMGLRGLLTQEAILALFGLTPESIPENFILFTQVLTDTAFVFLPALVAWSTFRVFGGSPILGIVIGLMLVSPALPNAWAVADGSAEPLEFFGFIPVTGYQGSVLPAFITGIVGAKLEKALRKRIPEALDLILTPFLVLLIMITLAMFIIGPVFHIVENGIFEATLWVLELPLGISGLIIGGLHQVIVITGVHHIFNLLEIQLLDRVGSNAFNPLITAAIAAQGGAALAVGLKTKKKKMKALALPSALSAFLGITEPAIFGVNLRYMKPFIMGLIGGAVGGFFASITGLKASGMAITVIPGSLLYLDSSFIFYLLTNIIAIGVAFGLTWAFGFNDKMLEDK
- a CDS encoding LacI family DNA-binding transcriptional regulator, giving the protein MTTINDIAQMANVSRTTVSRALNDSGYVSEEARERIMKIVEETGYIPSQSAKSLRTKRSGVIGVILPRLSTETSTRVVNGINEILSKEGFQILLTNTELDEKKEIEYIRLLKSRNVDGIILLATNVNDALIQAIQDTDVPFLAIGQELPGVTSIVYDDYHAAGDVTNMLIQKGHEQIAFIGVGEDDPAVGRVRKQAYRDRMKENGLTIKEDWVTEGDFSVESGYEAMKRILRASKETKPTAVFAVTDRMAIGAMEYLKEQGYSIPEDMAVAGIGASMMSKHVTPSLTTVDYFNKEAGRKAASVLLQKLKKENLNKKMELTYRLIVRDSV